One segment of Paenibacillus sp. FSL R7-0337 DNA contains the following:
- a CDS encoding chemotaxis protein CheW yields the protein METVLQKQYVEFGVDHEHYAIPISDVHEIIRMQEITEIPSSRHYVKGIINLRGKIVPVLSLRVLLQMEEVAHTKHTRILVVHHQEESLGVIVDNVNKVTTFSDIQPANGSIAGISGSFFNGVGFSSSGLVGILRLDEILLRD from the coding sequence ATGGAGACCGTTTTGCAGAAACAATATGTTGAATTCGGGGTAGATCACGAGCATTATGCGATCCCGATCTCAGATGTCCATGAAATTATAAGAATGCAGGAAATAACGGAGATCCCCAGCAGCCGTCATTATGTTAAGGGCATTATCAACCTCAGGGGTAAAATTGTGCCAGTGCTCAGCCTTAGAGTGCTGCTCCAGATGGAGGAAGTGGCCCATACCAAGCATACACGCATTCTGGTGGTTCATCACCAGGAGGAGTCTCTCGGCGTCATTGTCGACAACGTGAATAAAGTGACGACCTTCAGCGATATTCAGCCCGCAAATGGCAGCATCGCCGGAATCAGCGGTTCCTTCTTCAATGGAGTAGGCTTCTCTTCTTCCGGGCTGGTCGGCATTCTGAGGCTGGATGAGATCCTGCTGCGCGACTAA
- a CDS encoding ATP-binding cassette domain-containing protein, with product MEALQLKQVVKQYGEKTAVNGISLKVEQGEIYGLLGANGAGKTTTMRMVLGLIYPDEGSILYNGKPYSKELQHLMGYLPEERGLYPKVKVSDQIIYLAQLRGMSASEADKSLKYWLERFDVPEYYNKKIEELSKGNQQKMGFVAAVVHKPKILILDEAFSGLDPVNVELLKDTVREMRDLGTSILFSTHRMEHVEELCRNITILDRSNTVVQGDIREIKKGYPREEVVLRTAGEVNGLTEIAGVTGVQRQERGYVLSINDLGAAQRILQLAVAQGEVEHFEIKEPTLNQIFIRAVGESNE from the coding sequence ATGGAAGCATTGCAGTTGAAGCAGGTAGTGAAGCAGTACGGTGAGAAGACAGCCGTCAACGGAATCAGTCTAAAGGTGGAGCAAGGCGAGATTTACGGTCTGCTGGGTGCCAACGGCGCCGGCAAAACAACGACTATGCGCATGGTGCTCGGCCTGATCTATCCCGACGAAGGGAGCATCCTGTATAACGGCAAGCCGTATAGTAAGGAGCTTCAGCATCTGATGGGCTATCTGCCGGAAGAACGGGGACTGTATCCGAAGGTCAAAGTAAGCGATCAGATTATCTATCTGGCGCAGCTGCGCGGGATGTCCGCCAGTGAAGCGGATAAGAGCCTGAAGTACTGGCTGGAGCGCTTCGATGTTCCGGAATATTACAATAAGAAGATTGAAGAGCTGTCCAAGGGTAATCAGCAGAAGATGGGCTTCGTCGCCGCTGTGGTCCATAAGCCGAAGATTCTGATCCTGGATGAAGCCTTCAGCGGCCTCGATCCGGTCAATGTGGAGCTGCTCAAGGATACAGTCAGAGAGATGCGGGATCTGGGAACGAGTATTCTGTTCTCCACGCACCGCATGGAGCATGTTGAGGAATTATGCCGCAATATCACGATTCTTGACCGTTCGAACACCGTAGTTCAGGGAGATATCCGCGAGATCAAGAAGGGGTATCCGCGGGAAGAGGTTGTACTGCGCACCGCCGGGGAAGTGAACGGACTTACCGAGATTGCCGGAGTTACCGGAGTGCAGCGGCAAGAGCGCGGGTATGTGTTATCCATCAATGACCTGGGAGCGGCGCAGCGCATATTGCAGCTGGCTGTGGCTCAAGGCGAGGTCGAGCATTTCGAGATTAAGGAACCGACGCTAAACCAAATCTTTATCAGAGCGGTGGGTGAATCCAATGAATAA
- a CDS encoding chemotaxis protein CheA, which translates to MVDLSEYRGIFLEELEDQLQLIEDEVLRLEQAGETEVGIQQFFRAAHTLKGSSASMGYNGLKEVTHHLEHLLHQMRGGERRVTPELIRLFFEALDGMRALQSEIAATDQETTDVSGLVQRLSTFAAEGQQEPEDKAPAVQTSQAEMPLQLFWVHVWLSPGCEMKLPRLHLIDAKLRSIAAVLRMKPELEEIEHHDSRIDEASWLLSPKINIEELRQEVLSIMDVDRIYIEEVLNDSPRPGEYMRPPHLETGSRELPEAPESPPSAADKTKPQTIRVQVERLEKLMNLAGELVIDQTRFHLLNRRFHQQYGTNDLTEELGQLADHLAMITGELQESMIKVRMLPIEQLLSRLPRMVRDLSGSLDKQVELVLEGKETELDRTLIEELGDPLIHLLRNAVDHGIETPEIRRKSGKSETGTVRVAASHEDNQVILVIEDDGAGIDSALIAESALRKGIITAEEAGGMTEDEALRLIFRPGFSTAQQISDISGRGVGMDIVRNDIERINGMIDIETTRGRGTRFRIRLPLTLAIIRGLLVHAGGATFVIPMSSVAEIVRVTPEEISSVRGQNVITARGQLVPVVWLQDVLRLPAGAGGSAASIPLIIVGRGEKRLALAVDTLIGNQDIVIKSLGAYMGKTENISGATILGNGNIALIIDTASLFFTTGVFA; encoded by the coding sequence ATGGTTGATTTATCGGAATACCGAGGGATTTTTCTGGAGGAGCTGGAGGACCAGCTGCAGTTGATCGAGGATGAGGTGCTCAGGCTGGAGCAGGCCGGGGAGACGGAAGTCGGAATCCAGCAGTTCTTCCGGGCGGCCCATACCCTTAAAGGCTCCTCAGCCTCTATGGGCTACAACGGGCTAAAGGAAGTCACGCATCATCTGGAGCATCTGCTGCATCAGATGCGGGGCGGGGAACGGAGGGTCACGCCGGAGCTGATCCGCCTGTTCTTCGAAGCGCTGGATGGAATGCGCGCGCTACAGAGCGAAATCGCGGCTACGGATCAGGAGACCACAGATGTATCCGGTCTGGTTCAGCGGCTGAGTACATTCGCAGCGGAAGGGCAGCAGGAGCCAGAGGATAAGGCCCCCGCTGTGCAGACAAGCCAGGCCGAGATGCCCCTCCAGTTGTTCTGGGTGCATGTGTGGCTCTCTCCCGGCTGTGAGATGAAGCTGCCCCGTCTTCACCTGATCGATGCCAAGCTGCGGAGTATCGCTGCGGTCCTGCGCATGAAGCCGGAGCTGGAGGAGATAGAGCACCACGACAGCCGGATTGACGAGGCCTCCTGGCTGCTGTCGCCCAAGATTAATATTGAAGAGCTCCGTCAGGAGGTCTTGTCCATTATGGATGTTGATCGTATCTACATAGAAGAAGTGCTTAACGATTCTCCGCGTCCCGGTGAATACATGAGACCGCCCCATCTAGAGACTGGAAGCCGGGAGCTCCCGGAAGCACCCGAATCCCCGCCGTCTGCCGCTGACAAAACCAAGCCGCAAACCATCCGCGTCCAGGTGGAGCGTCTGGAGAAGCTGATGAACCTGGCGGGTGAGCTGGTCATCGACCAGACCCGGTTCCATCTGCTGAACCGCAGATTCCACCAGCAATACGGAACCAATGATCTGACAGAGGAGCTCGGCCAGCTTGCTGACCATCTGGCTATGATTACAGGCGAGCTGCAGGAGAGCATGATTAAGGTGCGGATGCTGCCGATAGAGCAGCTGCTGAGCCGCCTCCCCCGCATGGTCCGGGACTTGTCCGGCTCCCTGGACAAGCAGGTTGAGCTGGTCCTTGAAGGCAAGGAGACGGAGCTGGACCGGACGCTCATTGAGGAGCTTGGCGACCCGCTGATCCATCTGCTGCGCAATGCTGTCGATCACGGCATAGAGACCCCTGAAATCCGCCGCAAGTCCGGCAAAAGCGAGACCGGAACCGTCCGCGTCGCCGCCTCCCACGAGGACAACCAGGTCATCCTGGTCATCGAGGACGACGGAGCCGGGATCGATTCCGCCCTGATTGCAGAGTCTGCTCTGCGGAAGGGTATCATTACGGCAGAAGAGGCCGGCGGGATGACTGAGGATGAAGCGCTGCGGCTTATTTTCCGGCCCGGCTTCTCCACAGCTCAGCAAATCAGTGATATTTCCGGCCGCGGAGTCGGGATGGATATCGTCCGTAATGACATTGAACGGATTAACGGCATGATCGATATTGAGACCACCCGGGGAAGAGGCACCCGCTTCCGGATTCGCCTGCCCTTAACACTCGCCATCATCCGGGGTCTGCTCGTTCATGCCGGAGGAGCGACCTTCGTGATTCCCATGAGCAGCGTGGCCGAGATTGTCCGCGTCACTCCAGAGGAGATCAGCTCTGTCCGGGGGCAGAATGTCATTACCGCACGGGGCCAGCTCGTACCGGTGGTCTGGCTGCAGGATGTCCTGCGGCTCCCCGCAGGCGCGGGCGGCAGCGCAGCTTCCATTCCGCTAATTATCGTGGGGCGGGGCGAGAAGCGGCTGGCACTGGCCGTGGATACGCTTATCGGCAATCAGGATATCGTGATCAAATCGCTCGGCGCCTACATGGGCAAGACTGAGAATATATCAGGAGCTACCATCCTGGGAAATGGAAATATCGCACTGATCATAGACACAGCCAGCTTATTTTTCACTACGGGAGTTTTCGCTTAA
- a CDS encoding ABC transporter ATP-binding protein codes for MKYKNTLYIIGKAWFFDKKYILMTLCLTVFVSIQPFLAVFMPKLIIDELTGQNRSNMLIMLIICSTGALIVVNFAINFIEQRNNCLKIVYGFLRKYTNVNLTTDYANIENAEFLNKSNTARMTIYSVVNSFLPQISSLMSNIFIVLGYAAIIMTLHPLLFIFNVVMAFVLAKFTNHAKSFHYHKQDAISEQERQKDVISGIMKDFSYGKDIRLFNYGPFLINKYNIAKSKRFLLAKEISEKYFFVQSVELLFSFFGEVVSYTYLAYLIWHNQISIGDFIMYSASIAVFYHAIKNSMSSLVDINDNTLRISDLREFLYYEQEEDSALPADQHLSPPYSIEFRNVSFKYEGADNFVMKDFCLTIEQEQRLAIVGVNGAGKTTIVKLLCRLYKPSEGEILLNGINIQSFPKQQYLALISTVFQEIVLFAYSIAENISLQERGEMNIELVNESLRKVGLAEKISSFKQGIHTSLYKILDENGIELSGGESQRVSLARALYKNGGIIILDEPTSALDPLAEYELYKNFNEIVENKTVLYISHRLSSTRFCDKIAYIENGMVAEYGDHNQLMKFDGKYAQMFKVQSQYYQSAGEEYSDEA; via the coding sequence GTGAAGTACAAAAACACTCTGTATATCATCGGGAAAGCATGGTTTTTTGATAAAAAATATATCTTAATGACACTTTGTTTAACGGTTTTTGTCAGCATTCAACCATTTTTAGCGGTATTCATGCCTAAGTTAATCATTGACGAATTAACGGGGCAAAATCGCTCTAATATGCTCATTATGTTAATTATTTGTAGCACAGGTGCTTTGATTGTTGTGAATTTCGCGATAAATTTTATCGAACAGAGAAATAACTGTCTGAAAATTGTGTATGGATTTTTACGCAAATATACCAACGTTAACCTAACAACAGATTATGCTAATATTGAAAACGCTGAATTTTTGAACAAATCCAATACCGCAAGAATGACAATTTATAGTGTGGTAAATAGTTTTTTGCCGCAAATATCTTCACTGATGAGCAATATATTCATTGTATTGGGTTATGCGGCCATTATTATGACGCTTCACCCCTTACTCTTTATCTTTAATGTTGTAATGGCGTTTGTACTAGCGAAATTTACTAATCACGCCAAAAGCTTTCATTACCACAAGCAGGATGCCATTTCAGAGCAGGAGCGGCAGAAAGATGTAATAAGCGGCATTATGAAGGATTTTAGCTACGGTAAAGATATACGCTTGTTCAACTACGGACCGTTTTTAATTAATAAATATAATATAGCAAAGAGTAAGCGTTTTCTTTTGGCCAAAGAGATATCTGAGAAATATTTTTTTGTTCAAAGCGTAGAGTTATTATTCTCTTTTTTTGGCGAAGTTGTTTCGTATACATATTTGGCCTACCTGATATGGCATAACCAAATTTCCATTGGTGATTTTATCATGTATTCGGCATCTATTGCTGTATTCTATCACGCTATTAAAAATAGTATGAGCAGCTTGGTGGATATTAATGATAATACCTTGCGTATTAGCGATTTACGTGAGTTTTTGTATTATGAACAAGAGGAGGACTCTGCCCTTCCCGCAGATCAGCATCTATCGCCGCCCTATTCGATTGAATTCAGGAATGTATCATTTAAGTATGAGGGTGCGGATAACTTTGTGATGAAGGATTTTTGCTTGACAATTGAGCAAGAGCAGCGGCTCGCTATTGTGGGCGTGAACGGTGCTGGAAAGACGACAATAGTTAAATTACTATGTCGTTTATATAAGCCGTCTGAGGGTGAAATCCTGCTGAATGGAATAAACATTCAATCCTTCCCTAAGCAGCAGTATCTCGCTCTTATCTCCACTGTTTTTCAAGAAATTGTGCTCTTTGCCTATTCCATTGCCGAGAATATTTCACTCCAAGAACGCGGGGAAATGAATATCGAATTAGTCAATGAAAGTCTAAGAAAGGTTGGGCTGGCAGAGAAGATAAGTTCATTTAAGCAGGGGATTCATACGAGTTTGTACAAGATTTTAGACGAAAATGGTATCGAGTTATCCGGTGGTGAAAGCCAACGGGTTTCTCTAGCGCGTGCTCTATACAAAAATGGAGGTATTATTATTCTCGATGAGCCCACTTCCGCTTTAGATCCATTGGCAGAATATGAATTGTACAAAAACTTCAATGAAATCGTAGAAAATAAAACAGTGTTGTATATTTCACACCGATTATCTAGCACTCGTTTTTGCGATAAAATTGCCTACATCGAAAATGGTATGGTTGCTGAATATGGCGATCATAATCAATTAATGAAGTTTGATGGTAAGTATGCACAAATGTTTAAGGTCCAAAGCCAGTACTATCAATCTGCTGGAGAGGAATACTCCGATGAAGCATGA
- a CDS encoding methyl-accepting chemotaxis protein: MKWFYNLKTSVKLISSFLIVAVILSFVGLYGLSNLGSINKSLDDMYVNNLVPVSSLQSSQNSFSVMRGIVRDLYIKQTPQERQQRVEDYKREKQNVLDSIAAFRKTKLSPESVQTIAPFEAAWNEYLLTYDSLVSLALSGQDEKLLEMLRSSTLNSQGDTLKQILNDLILTNTREADQARQAGAVLYSSSRNITLGIIIGAVILCILLGYIISRIISNPLAKVVKVLSKVADGDLRSQSDIDTRDEIGILAAKVNEMVASLRKTVGSILLHSQSLSAAAEEISASTQEVASGSTTTADDAGTISELFKELSSAIHSVAQNTEQASMISDETVTIAENGNSIIQESMESMQAVSGQMAKLEEDSQKVGEIIDVIEDIADQTNLLALNAAIEAARAGEQGRGFAVVADEVRKLAERSGEATKQITSIIKGMQVNTRYSVSAVQDSAELSQKTGVSFHQIVTMVNSAGQKISEIAAASEEQAAQSTNVLAAVESISATTQQSAASSEETASSAQSLASLAEELQSTVSSFRL, translated from the coding sequence ATGAAATGGTTCTATAATCTAAAAACAAGCGTGAAATTAATCTCGTCCTTCCTGATCGTCGCTGTCATTCTTTCCTTCGTGGGTCTCTACGGACTGAGCAATCTCGGCTCTATCAATAAGAGTCTGGATGATATGTATGTGAACAATCTGGTTCCCGTCTCCTCCCTGCAGAGCTCGCAGAACAGCTTCTCCGTCATGCGCGGCATCGTCAGGGATCTGTACATTAAGCAGACCCCTCAGGAACGCCAGCAGAGGGTAGAAGATTATAAAAGAGAGAAGCAGAACGTGCTCGATAGCATCGCCGCCTTCCGCAAAACCAAGCTGAGCCCGGAATCGGTTCAGACCATTGCCCCTTTTGAAGCTGCCTGGAATGAATATTTGCTTACCTACGATTCCCTGGTCAGCCTCGCGCTGAGCGGACAGGACGAGAAGCTGCTGGAGATGCTGCGCAGCAGCACGCTTAATAGTCAGGGCGATACCTTGAAGCAGATCCTGAACGATCTGATTCTCACCAATACCAGGGAAGCGGATCAGGCCCGGCAGGCTGGAGCCGTACTCTATAGCTCTTCACGCAACATTACCCTCGGCATTATTATCGGCGCGGTTATTCTGTGCATCCTGTTAGGGTATATCATCTCCCGCATTATTTCTAATCCGCTGGCGAAGGTTGTCAAGGTTCTCTCGAAGGTGGCTGACGGCGACCTGCGCAGCCAATCCGATATCGATACCAGAGATGAAATCGGCATTCTGGCTGCCAAGGTGAACGAGATGGTCGCTAGCCTCCGCAAGACAGTGGGCTCCATCCTGCTGCATTCCCAAAGCCTGTCCGCCGCCGCCGAGGAGATCTCCGCCAGTACGCAAGAGGTGGCAAGCGGCAGCACGACTACAGCGGATGATGCCGGGACCATTAGCGAGTTATTCAAAGAGCTGTCCAGTGCAATCCACTCTGTAGCCCAGAATACCGAGCAGGCCTCGATGATTTCCGATGAGACGGTAACCATTGCCGAGAACGGGAACAGCATCATTCAGGAGTCGATGGAGAGCATGCAGGCTGTCAGCGGGCAGATGGCTAAGCTTGAGGAGGACTCGCAGAAGGTCGGTGAGATTATCGATGTCATCGAGGATATTGCAGATCAGACCAACCTGCTCGCTCTGAATGCCGCCATTGAAGCCGCCAGAGCGGGGGAACAGGGACGCGGCTTCGCTGTGGTGGCCGACGAGGTGCGCAAGCTGGCCGAGCGCAGCGGCGAGGCCACTAAGCAGATCACCAGCATCATCAAGGGGATGCAGGTAAATACACGCTACAGCGTGAGCGCTGTGCAGGATAGTGCGGAGCTGTCGCAGAAGACCGGCGTTTCTTTTCATCAGATCGTGACGATGGTCAACAGCGCCGGCCAGAAAATATCAGAAATCGCCGCCGCCAGCGAAGAACAAGCCGCCCAGTCCACCAACGTCCTCGCTGCCGTGGAGAGCATCTCCGCCACCACCCAGCAGTCCGCCGCCAGCAGCGAAGAAACCGCCTCTTCCGCCCAGTCCCTGGCCAGCCTGGCCGAGGAGCTGCAGAGTACGGTGTCTTCGTTCCGGTTGTAG
- a CDS encoding ATP-binding cassette domain-containing protein: protein MGQQAIELRDVCKKRRNKTIGPMNLRLPQGYITALVGQNGAGKSTLLNMLLQLILPDEGEIRWYEEAYRGVLPMELRQTISYVPEMPQPEENFWTPGEAAAFRSHWYPSWDQSYFEELIQRFEVPENARLGKMSKGERRKFELAAALAAKPLLLLLDEPSSGLDPFAWKTMIDTLQNYMEEHEATIVISTHIVDEVRRLADYIVLMHQGQLLGMAEKDSLFGSWAELWVQIEDEQDLQALAAELPQALELKLETPGVASFLTQQIYLYEKRIHDLGVKVLKSRSLELDEILSLWTRGHRPVLIDQKRGE from the coding sequence ATGGGGCAGCAAGCTATAGAACTGCGGGATGTTTGCAAGAAGCGGCGGAACAAAACCATCGGGCCGATGAATCTCCGGCTGCCGCAAGGATATATTACAGCGCTGGTGGGCCAGAACGGCGCGGGCAAAAGCACGCTGCTGAATATGCTCCTGCAGCTGATTTTGCCGGATGAAGGGGAGATCCGCTGGTATGAAGAGGCTTACCGCGGTGTACTGCCGATGGAGCTCCGCCAGACCATCTCTTACGTGCCGGAGATGCCCCAGCCAGAGGAGAACTTCTGGACACCCGGTGAGGCGGCGGCTTTCCGCAGCCACTGGTATCCTTCCTGGGACCAGAGCTATTTCGAGGAGCTGATCCAGAGGTTTGAAGTGCCAGAGAATGCCAGACTGGGTAAAATGTCTAAGGGTGAGCGCCGCAAGTTCGAGCTTGCGGCGGCCCTTGCGGCGAAGCCCCTGCTGCTGCTGCTGGATGAGCCTTCTTCGGGCCTGGACCCTTTTGCCTGGAAGACTATGATTGATACGCTGCAGAACTACATGGAGGAGCACGAGGCGACGATTGTCATCTCGACCCATATTGTGGATGAGGTGCGGCGGCTGGCCGATTACATCGTGCTGATGCATCAGGGGCAGCTGCTGGGAATGGCCGAGAAGGACAGTCTATTCGGCTCTTGGGCTGAGCTGTGGGTTCAAATTGAAGACGAGCAGGACCTGCAGGCACTCGCAGCCGAGCTGCCACAAGCGCTGGAGCTGAAGCTCGAGACGCCGGGTGTGGCTTCCTTTTTAACCCAACAAATTTATCTGTATGAGAAACGCATCCACGATTTGGGCGTAAAGGTACTCAAGAGCCGCAGCCTGGAGCTGGATGAAATCCTAAGCTTATGGACCCGGGGACATCGTCCGGTTCTGATCGACCAGAAGAGAGGGGAATAA
- a CDS encoding tyrosine-type recombinase/integrase gives MSQTEFSRTALSLVYPEEGYLSDDQIVQMFMATCCTNVNTGRNYKRAIADFRRFIAGTSLRAVSWREIEAYKIFLTQGGYSYQRQLAPASIAAFLAPLKSFYKWGSDQHIGIFAVNPTSSVRIPKITVTSRKNFLTKREVGELLDVLEKQGLRNYLIGLTLVVLGLRVSELTAMKWGDFHNDLLETSVWLTVENGKGSKLREIKVPPTLWQLYSKLSETLPRKEEVTPEQRMFPLSSRQVERIIKNAGAASTIEKKLTPHWLRHTNATLALLQGASLQQVQESLGHSHINTTQRYLHTVQQIQKAAPDFVEDSLRTFIQ, from the coding sequence ATGAGTCAGACCGAATTTAGCCGTACGGCGCTCAGCTTGGTGTACCCGGAAGAGGGCTATCTAAGCGATGATCAGATTGTTCAGATGTTTATGGCTACCTGCTGTACGAATGTTAATACAGGTCGGAATTATAAGCGCGCGATTGCTGATTTCCGCAGATTTATTGCAGGCACCTCCTTACGGGCAGTTAGCTGGAGGGAGATTGAGGCGTATAAGATTTTCCTGACGCAGGGGGGCTACAGCTATCAGAGGCAGCTGGCACCGGCAAGCATAGCGGCATTCCTTGCGCCGTTGAAGTCTTTTTATAAATGGGGAAGTGATCAGCATATCGGGATCTTTGCAGTGAATCCGACCTCCTCGGTGCGCATCCCCAAAATAACCGTGACCAGCCGCAAGAACTTCCTGACCAAACGGGAGGTGGGAGAATTACTGGATGTATTGGAGAAGCAAGGACTGCGCAACTATCTGATCGGGCTGACGCTGGTAGTACTGGGTCTGCGGGTATCGGAGCTGACGGCGATGAAGTGGGGGGACTTCCATAATGATCTGCTGGAGACCTCGGTCTGGCTGACCGTGGAGAACGGCAAGGGGAGCAAGCTCAGAGAAATCAAGGTTCCGCCGACCCTCTGGCAGCTGTACTCCAAGTTGTCTGAGACCCTGCCAAGGAAGGAAGAGGTCACCCCGGAGCAGAGGATGTTTCCGTTATCTTCACGGCAGGTGGAACGGATTATTAAGAACGCCGGAGCTGCCAGTACGATTGAGAAAAAACTGACGCCGCACTGGCTGCGCCATACGAATGCCACACTGGCCTTGCTCCAGGGAGCGTCACTTCAGCAGGTTCAGGAATCGCTGGGGCATTCCCACATCAATACCACCCAGCGGTATCTCCATACCGTTCAACAGATTCAAAAGGCTGCCCCGGATTTTGTAGAGGACAGCCTGCGCACGTTCATTCAATAG
- a CDS encoding GntR family transcriptional regulator gives MWIPIQINENSAEPLYHQIETQLRSLIISGAITEGTLLPSIREFAGDLKCSVITVRRVYQDLENEGLLRTRQGTGTFVSHIGTGAMEDYKQETIRKALESAVEAGLSVQCSEEELTRLFTEIVKSKYGKQAERGGS, from the coding sequence ATGTGGATACCTATACAAATTAATGAGAACAGCGCAGAGCCGCTGTATCATCAGATTGAGACGCAGCTCAGATCGCTGATTATCTCAGGTGCGATTACAGAAGGGACGCTGCTCCCTTCCATCCGCGAATTCGCGGGTGACCTGAAGTGCAGTGTCATTACGGTCCGCCGCGTCTATCAGGATCTCGAGAACGAAGGCTTGCTGCGGACCCGGCAGGGGACGGGCACCTTCGTATCCCATATCGGGACCGGAGCCATGGAGGACTATAAGCAGGAGACCATCCGCAAGGCGCTGGAGAGCGCCGTGGAGGCGGGACTGTCCGTCCAATGCAGCGAAGAGGAACTGACCAGGCTGTTCACAGAGATTGTGAAGAGCAAATACGGGAAGCAGGCAGAAAGAGGGGGAAGCTGA
- a CDS encoding ABC transporter permease encodes MNKMATIIGFTFKNKVRTKSFMITTLILVLLLSIGMNIPYLIKVFKGEDGAKDATQIGIVATQGFRPAELLLAYTPPAEADDKVVFTAYPSAEDAALKQGLEDEKIEGYLTFADKGSVGVPPVTYHSKDGDISSQLRTNLQAALQQVNTGLIVGDKLTESQVAAIFAPVSIGTEQLSSSGAVDGSDQDQAKPVINYVVVYVLLMLFFMSVMMTGNMISAEITSEKSSRIMEILITSASPLTQMFGKVIGIFLVGLMQIAIISAAIAVNLMLPHNSSILSDFNMDLGQLNAGILVYGFILYILGYFLYALMYAAVGSIVSRTEDLGQAVMPVMMLGFVSFYLPLFSISNPDTLLVKVASFVPFTSSLSLLLRIGVGHVAFWEIMVSLAILLATTFLFGWLAAKIYRTGVLMYGKRPSIKEIRKAMKAYKI; translated from the coding sequence ATGAATAAAATGGCAACCATTATCGGCTTCACATTCAAGAACAAGGTAAGAACGAAATCCTTCATGATTACGACCCTGATTCTGGTGCTTCTGCTTAGCATTGGGATGAATATTCCTTATCTAATCAAAGTGTTCAAGGGAGAAGACGGTGCCAAGGACGCGACACAGATCGGAATAGTTGCCACGCAGGGCTTCCGGCCCGCCGAGCTGCTGCTCGCTTATACTCCGCCGGCTGAAGCAGACGATAAAGTCGTATTTACCGCTTATCCTTCCGCTGAGGATGCTGCGCTGAAGCAGGGGCTGGAGGATGAGAAGATTGAGGGGTATCTTACTTTTGCCGATAAGGGCAGTGTAGGGGTGCCACCGGTTACGTATCACAGCAAAGACGGAGACATCAGCAGCCAGCTGAGAACGAATCTGCAAGCGGCTCTACAGCAGGTGAATACCGGGCTGATTGTCGGCGACAAGCTGACCGAGAGCCAGGTGGCGGCAATCTTCGCTCCAGTCTCCATCGGTACAGAGCAGCTCAGTTCCAGCGGAGCAGTGGATGGCTCAGATCAGGATCAAGCGAAGCCTGTTATCAATTATGTAGTAGTCTATGTTCTGCTGATGCTGTTCTTCATGTCAGTCATGATGACCGGGAATATGATCTCAGCCGAGATTACCTCGGAGAAAAGCTCGCGCATTATGGAGATTCTCATCACCAGCGCCTCGCCTTTAACCCAAATGTTCGGCAAGGTGATCGGAATCTTCCTTGTCGGACTGATGCAGATCGCGATTATCTCGGCTGCCATCGCCGTCAACCTGATGCTGCCGCACAATTCGAGTATCCTGAGTGATTTCAATATGGATCTGGGCCAGCTGAATGCCGGAATTCTCGTCTATGGATTCATCCTGTATATCCTGGGCTACTTCCTGTACGCCCTGATGTATGCCGCTGTCGGTTCAATTGTCAGCCGGACAGAGGATCTGGGACAGGCCGTGATGCCGGTCATGATGCTGGGCTTCGTCAGCTTCTATCTGCCGCTGTTCAGTATCTCGAACCCGGACACTCTGCTGGTTAAGGTCGCGAGCTTCGTGCCATTCACCTCTTCGCTCAGCCTGCTGCTGCGCATCGGGGTCGGACATGTGGCCTTCTGGGAGATCATGGTCTCGCTGGCGATCCTGCTGGCTACAACCTTCCTCTTCGGCTGGCTCGCCGCCAAGATCTACCGCACCGGCGTCCTGATGTACGGCAAGCGCCCTAGCATCAAGGAGATCAGAAAAGCGATGAAGGCTTATAAAATCTAA